Proteins from a genomic interval of Aquila chrysaetos chrysaetos chromosome 20, bAquChr1.4, whole genome shotgun sequence:
- the AMT gene encoding aminomethyltransferase, mitochondrial — protein sequence MAVPGQDPHPAFPPPPPLPRGRRCRGAERGGGRPDSMSQAPRGRTGPCQGGRMLRAGCRAALPRRPPGSAPLSGVGGERGAETGEGGLKRTPLDALHRSRGGRMVPFAGWSLPLHYGQGHLQSHLHTRRRCSLFDVSHMPQTRVYGRDRVRFVESLVVGDIAELKPGQGTLTLLTNERGGIVDDLIVTNALEDHLYVVSNAGCADKDLAILRGRAAELRAAGGDVHLEVSDNALLALQGPSMARVLQAGLSDDLAKLSFMNSITTTVFGVPDCRVTRCGYTGEDGVEISVPAGRAVELAERLLGVPEVWPAGLAARDSLRLEAGLCLYGNDIDETTTPVEAGLLWTLGKRRRVAMDFPGAAIIMAQVKEKPKRKRVGLTSVGPPIRPHTAILGPEGMPVGTVTSGCPSPSLGKNIAMGYVEAAHSRAGTALTVEVRKKQHPALVTKMPFVPTQYYMAK from the exons ATGGCCGTCCCCGGGCAGGACCCGCACCCAgcgttcccccccccgcctccccttCCCCGGGGGAGGCGGTGCCggggggcggagcggggcgggggccggccgGACTCCATGTCCCAGGCGCCCCGGGGCCGGACCGGGCCGtgccagggagggaggatgcTGCGGGCGGGCTGCCGAGCcgcgctgccccgccgccccccgggcTCCGCGCCGCTGAGCGGGGtcgggggggagcggggagccgagaccggggagggggggttgaAACGGACGCCGCTGGACGCCCTGCACCGGTCCCGCGGCGGGCGGATGGTGCCGTTCGCCGGCTGGAGCCTGCCGCTGCACTACGGGCAGGGCCACCTCCAGTCCCACCTGCACACCCGCCGCCGCTGCTCCCTCTTCGACGTCTCCCACATGCCGCAG ACCCGGGTGTACGGCCGGGACCGCGTCAGGTTCGTGGAGAGCCTGGTGGTGGGGGACATCGCCGAGCTGAAGCCGGGACAG GGCACCTTGACGCTGCTCACCAACGAGAGGGGCGGCATCGTGGACGACCTCATCGTCACCAACGCGTTGGAAGATCACCTCTACGTGGTGTCCAACGCCGGCTGCGCCGACAAGGACTTGGCCATCTTGAGG GGCAGAGCGGCAGAGCTGCGGGCCGCTGGCGGTGACGTCCACCTGGAGGTGTCAGACAACGCGCTGCTGGCCCTGCAAG GTCCCTCCATGGCACGGGTGCTGCAGGCGGGGCTGTCGGATGACCTGGCCAAGCTGTCCTTCATGAACAGCATCACCACGACGGTCTTCGGCGTGCCGGACTGCCGGGTCACACGCTGCGGCTACACCGGCGAGGATGGCGTAGAG aTCTCGGTGcccgcggggcgggcggtggAGCTGGCTGAGCGGCTGCTGGGGGTCCCCGAGGTGTGGCCGGCGGGGCTGGCGGCCAGGGACAGCCTGCGCCTGGAGGCCGGGCTCTGCCTCTACGGCAACGACATCGACGAGACCACCACGCCTGTCGAGGCCGGGCTGCTGTGGACCTTGG GGAAGCGCCGGCGCGTGGCCATGGACTTCCCCGGCGCGGCCATCATCATGGCGCAAGTGAAAGAGAAGCCGAAGCGCAAGCGCGTGGGGCTGACGTCGGTAGGACCCCCCATCCGTCCCCACACGGCCATCCTGGGCCCCGAGGGCATGCCCGTGG GCACGGTGACCAGCGGCTGCCCCTCGCCCTCCCTGGGCAAGAACATCGCCATGGGCTACGTGGAGGCGGCGCACAGCCGGGCCGGCACCGCGCTCACCGTCGAAGTGCGGAAGAAGCAGCACCCGGCCCTCGTCACCAAGATGCCCTTCGTGCCCACCCAGTACTACATGGCCAAGTGA
- the TCTA gene encoding T-cell leukemia translocation-altered gene protein: MAAAAAAGWQAPWRALGALGRELAAEWAAQDVRAVLCQLLLLWLGLSLLGVRLAWRAYGGAVAALCYRTGPAARRPPGTGLGPGTASGPGPAPGRPRAHSLSPAGPAGRNGAAERHCPPREGLVAEPAKTHRE; this comes from the exons atggcggcggcggcggcggcgggctggcAGGCACCGTGGCGGGCCCTGGGCGCGCTGGGCCGGGAGCTGGCGGCCGAGTGGGCGGCGCAGGACGTGCGGGCCGTgctgtgccagctgctgctgctctggctgggCCTCAGCCTGCTGGGCGTCCGCCTGGCCTGGCGCGCCTACGGCGGGGCGGTGGCCGCGCTCTGCTACCGGACGgggcccgccgcccgccggccccccggCACCGGCCTGGGCCCCGGCACCgcctccggccccggccccgcgcccggccggccccgcgcACACTCCCTCtcccccgccggcccggccggACGCAACGGCGCCGCCGAGCGGCACTGCCCGCCCCG GGAGGGCCTGGTGGCGGAGCCAGCGAAGACGCACCGGGAGTGA
- the NICN1 gene encoding nicolin-1: MSGAAGPGPGPPAGQGRSPLPCAPRPAAALQLAGGAEPARPGVAVIDLRFPRGAAADVQEIVFRNFYTAFLSVRVQRPGPSGSRRWVTCLRDYCLMPCPHTEEGSQDYFSLRRHQMLCDVDQVTAVRFILRQPSPVWLHFTIEELQIFPPGQKSPQKDFPSWLSQLTPPEQPASLHGELPDPEKVSTEVQQMWVLTEVIRARQAAARIGRFDVDGCYDINLLSYT, encoded by the exons ATGtcgggagcggcggggccggggccggggccgcccgcggGGCAGGGCCGCTCCCCGCTGCCCtgcgccccccgccccgccgccgcgctccaGCTGGCCGGGGGGGCCGAGCCGGCGAGGCCCGGTGTCGCCGTCATCGACCTCCGCTTCccccgcggcgccgccgccgaC GTGCAGGAGATCGTCTTCAGGAACTTCTACACGGCCTTCCTGAGCGTGCGGGTGCAGCGCCCCGGCCCCAGCGGCTCCCGCCGGTGGGTGACCTGCCTGCGGGACTACTGCCTGATGCCCTGCCCGCACACCGAGGAGGGCTCCCAGGACTACTTCTCCCTCCGCCGCCACCAG ATGCTGTGCGACGTGGACCAGGTGACAGCGGTGCGGTTCATCCTGCGGCAGCCGTCCCCGGTCTGGCTCCACTTCACCATCGAGGAGCTGCAGATTTTCCCTCCCGGACAGAAG AGCCCCCAGAAGGATTTCCCCTCCTGGCTCTCCCAGTTGACTCCTCCggagcagccagccagcctaCACGGG GAGCTCCCTGACCCGGAGAAGGTGTCGACGGAGGTCCAGCAAATGTGGGTGCTGACAGAGGTGATCCGGGCTCGCCAGGCAGCTGCCCGCATCGGGCGCTTCGAC GTGGACGGCTGCTACGATATCAACCTGCTTTCCTACACGTGA
- the DAG1 gene encoding LOW QUALITY PROTEIN: dystroglycan (The sequence of the model RefSeq protein was modified relative to this genomic sequence to represent the inferred CDS: deleted 1 base in 1 codon) codes for MTVGCLLQPPFLGRTWLPVLLLAASAHCHWPSEPAEVVRDWENQLEASMHSVLSDLRETVPAVVGIPDSSAVVGRFFRVSIPMDLIASNGEIVQISEAGKDSLPSWLHWNVESSSLEGLPLDTDKGVHYISVTTLQPFPNGSYVPQTANVFSVEVHQEDHNEPQSVRAAVQDTGDAAPFVCGSEEPVTILTVILDADLTKMTPKQRIELLNRMRSFSEVELHNMKLVPVVNNRLFDMSAFMAGPGNAKKVVENGALLSWKLGCSLSQNSVPNISKVEAPAKEGTMSARLGYPVVGWHIANKKPHLPKRMRRQINATPTPLTAIGPPTTAAQEPPTRIVPTPTSPAIAPPTETTAPPVREPIPLPRKPTVTIRTRGPIVQTPTLGPIQPTRVAEGTGTASVPIRPTMPGYVEPTAVITPPTTTTKKPRVSTLKPATPSTTDSSTATTRRPTRRPKTPRPTKPPSTTRSPISKLTTASPPTRVRTTASGIPRPWEPNEPPKLTNHIDRVDAWEGTYFEVKIPSDTFYDKEDTTTDKLQLTLKLKEQQMIEENSWVQFNSTSQLMYGMPDHNHIGKHEYFMYATDKGGLFAVDAFEIHVHKRPHGDKCPVKFKARLEGDHNAVVNDINKKIMLVKKLALAFGDRNSSTITVQDITKGSIVVEWTNNTLPLEPCPREQIRTLSKKIADDSGGPSLAFSNVLQPEFKPLNVSVVGSGSCRHIQFIPVTKDGRVISEVTPTVAAGKDPEKSSEDDVYLHTVIPAVVVAAILLVAGIIAMICYRKKRKGKLTIEDQATFIKKGVPIIFADELDDSKPPPSSSMPLILQEEKAPLPPPEYPNQSMPETTPLNQDTIGEYTPLRDEDPNAPPYQPPPPFTAPMEGKGSRPKNMTPYRSPPPYVPP; via the exons ATGACTGTTGGATGCCTACTGCAGCCCCCTTTCCTGGGGAGGACTTGGCTCCccgtgctgctgctggcggcCTCTGCTCACTGCCACTGGCCCAGTGAGCCGGCAGAAGTGGTTCGGGACTGGGAAAACCAGCTGGAGGCCTCCATGCACTCTGTGCTCTCGGACCTCCGGGAGACTGTGCCGGCTGTGGTGGGCATACCCGACAGCTCTGCGGTGGTAGGACGCTTCTTCAGAGTCTCCATCCCCATGGATTTAATTGCTTCCAATGGAGAAATTGTCCAG ATCTCCGAAGCTGGGAAGGACTCCTTGCCTTCTTGGTTACACTGGAACGTGGAGAGCAGCTCCCTGGAAGGGCTGCCCCTTGACACGGACAAGGGCGTCCACTACATCTCGGTGACCACACTGCAGCCCTTCCCGAACGGGAGCTACGTGCCGCAGACTGCAAATGTCTTCTCTGTGGAGGTCCACCAAGAAGACCACAACGAGCCTCAGTCGGTGCGAGCAGCCGTCCAGGACACGGGTGATGCAGCACCATTTGTGTGCGGCTCGGAAGAGCCGGTCACTATCCTGACTGTCATTTTGGATGCTGACTTAACAAAAATGACACCAAAGCAGAGGATTGAACTCTTAAACAGAATGAGAAGCTTCTCGGAGGTGGAACTTCATAACATGAAGTTGGTTCCTGTTGTAAATAACAGACTCTTTGACATGTCAGCCTTCATGGCTGGACCAGGAAATGCAAAGAAGGTGGTGGAAAATGGGGCCTTACTCTCATGGAAACTGGGATGTTCTCTGAGCCAAAACAGCGTCCCCAACATCAGCAAGGTGGAGGCTCCAGCTAAGGAAGGAACCATGTCTGCCCGCCTTGGCTACCCTGTTGTTGGCTGGCACATCGCTAACAAGAAACCTCACCTCCCAAAGAGGATGCGGCGGCAGATCAACGCCACCCCTACGCCTTTGACTGCCATCGGGCCGCCCACCACTGCCGCGCAAGAACCGCCAACCAGGATCGTCCCCACGCCAACGTCGCCCGCCATCGCGCCTCCCACGGAGACGACGGCACCCCCTGTCCGGGAGCCCATACCGCTGCCAAGGAAGCCGACGGTCACCATCAGAACGAGGGGCCCCATCGTCCAGACGCCCACTCTGGGACCGATCCAGCCAACCAGGGTAGCAGAAGGCACCGGCACGGCCTCCGTGCCAATTCGACCCACGATGCCTGGGTACGTAGAGCCCACGGCGGTGATCACGCCACCCACAACTACCACCAAGAAACCCAGAGTCTCCACTCTGAAGCCAGCCACGCCGTCCACAACGGATTCCTCCACGGCGACGACGCGAAGGCCTACTCGAAGACCCAAAACGCCCCGTCCGACGAAGCCTCCCAGCACGACCAGATCCCCCATCTCCAAGCTGACAACGGCCTCCCCGCCGACCCGCGTACGCACCACAGCTAGTGGGATCCCCCGGCCCTGGGAGCCAAACGAGCCACCCAAGCTGACGAACCACATCGACAGGGTCGACGCATGGGAGGGCACTTACTTCGAGGTTAAAATACCCTCGGATACTTTCTACGACAAGGAAGACACCACCACTGACAAACTGCAGCTGACCTTGAagctgaaggagcagcagaTGATAGAGGAGAATTCGTGGGTGCAGTTCAACAGCACCAGCCAGCTCATGTACGGCATGCCGGACCACAACCACATCGGGAAGCACGAGTACTTCATGTACGCGACCGACAAAGGCGGGCTTTTTGCTGTGGATGCCTTTGAAATCCACGTCCACAAACGCCCGCATGGAGACAAGTGTCCGGTGaagttcaaggccaggctggaagGGGACCACAACGCGGTGGTGAACGACATCAATAAGAAGATCATGCTGGTGAAGAAGCTGGCTCTGGCATTCGGCGACAGGAACAGCAGCACCATCACAGTGCAGGACATCACCAAAGGCTCCATCGTAGTGGAGTGGACAAACAACACGCTGCCCCTGGAGCCCTGCCCCCGGGAGCAGATCCGGACTTTGAGCAAAAAAATTGCGGATGACTCCGGCGGGCCGAGCCTGGCTTTCTCCAACGTCTTGCAGCCTGAGTTCAAGCCTCTGAACGTGTCGGTGGTCGGCTCCGGCAGCTGCAGGCACATCCAGTTCATCCCCGTGACAAAGGACGGAAGGGTGATCTCGGAGGTGACGCCGACGGTGGCGGCGGGCAAAGACCCCGAGAAGAGCAGCGAGGACGACGTGTACCTGCACACCGTCATCCCTGCCGTGGTGGTGGCCGCCATCCTCCTCGTGGCCGGCATCATCGCCATGATCTGCTACCgcaagaagaggaaagggaagctgACCATCGAAGACCAGGCCACCTTCATAAAGAAAGGCGTGCCCATCATCTTCGCCGACGAGCTGGACGACTCCAAGCCTCCGCCGTCCTCCAGCATGCCCCTCATCCTCCAGGAGGAGAaagccccgctgccccccccggAGTACCCCAACCAGAGCATGCCGGAGACCACGCCGCTCAACCAGGACACCATCGGGGAGTACACGCCGCTGCGGGACGAGGACCCCAACGCGCCGCCCTaccagcct cccccccccttcaccgCACCCATGGAGGGGAAGGGCTCCCGCCCGAAGAACATGACCCCGTACAGGTCCCCGCCGCCCTACGTCCCCCCTTAA